One window from the genome of Oryctolagus cuniculus chromosome 1, mOryCun1.1, whole genome shotgun sequence encodes:
- the OR2AT4 gene encoding olfactory receptor 2AT4 — translation METTACNGSGDDSPVFYLAGIPSLPEHLFLPIFFVFLLLYLLILLGNALILGAVLAEPSLHKPMYFFLINLSALDILFTTTTVPKMLSLFLFGDHFLSFPACFLQMYLFHSFSCSEAFILVVMAYDRYVAICRPLHYPVHMTPQTNAALAASAWLTAFLLPIPAVVKTSQMAYNSIAYIHHCFCDHLSLVQSSCSDTTSQTLMGFCIAMVVSSLPLLLVLLSYAHILASVLRIKSREGRSKAFSTCSSHLLVVGTYYSSIAVAYVAYRADLPLDFHIMGNVVYAILTPVLNPLIYTLRNKDVKAAITKMTCP, via the coding sequence ATGGAGACCACAGCCTGTAATGGATCAGGAGATGACTCACCTGTCTTCTACCTGGCAGGCATCCCCTCTCTGCCGGAGCACCTCTTCCTTCCCATCTTctttgtcttcctcctcctctacctGCTCATCCTGCTGGGTAATGCCCTGatcctgggggctgtgctggcaGAGCCTAGCCTCCACAagcccatgtacttcttcctcatcAACCTCTCAGCCCTGGACATCCTTTTCACCACAACCACCGTCCCCAAGATGCTGTCTCTATTCCTGTTTGGGGACCACTTCCTCAGTTtccctgcctgcttcctgcaGATGTACCTCTTCCATAGCTTCTCCTGTTCAGAAGCCTTCATCCTGGTGGtcatggcctatgaccgctatgtggcTATCTGCCGCCCACTGCACTACCCTGTCCACATGACCCCACAGACCAATGCCGCACTGGCAGCCAGCGCCTGGCTcactgccttcctcctgcccatccCAGCAGTAGTAAAGACCTCCCAGATGGCATACAACAGCATTGCCTACATCCACCACTGCTTCTGTGACCACCTGTCTCTGGTCCAGTCCTCCTGCTCCGACACCACCTCCCAGACCCTCATGGGCTTCTGCATCGCCATGGTGgtgtcctccctgcccctcctgctggTGCTTCTCTCCTACGCCCACATCCTGGCCTCGGTGCTTCGCATCAAGTCTCGAGAAGGCCGCTCAAAAGCCTTTTCCACCTGCAGTTCCCACCTCCTGGTGGTGGGCACCTACTACTCATCCATCGCCGTAGCCTACGTGGCCTACAGGGCTGACCTGCCCCTCGACTTCCACATCATGGGCAATGTTGTGTATGCCATTCTCACTCCTGTTCTCAACCCCCTCATCTACACACTGAGGAACAAGGATGTCAAGGCAGCCATCACCAAAATGACCTGTCCCTAG